One window from the genome of Myxococcus virescens encodes:
- a CDS encoding DUF2085 domain-containing protein: MFWLSHHHPDEYNRTYLFGGVRVCARCLGTYPVLLAVMVGLFAVRAPLRWALDVPAVLALTVPALADWAVGRFRPASGRNAVRTLTGVLLGAALGRSLYVHLQQPLPAVLLAQGALVTAVAVPVILATYQRPRRG, from the coding sequence GTGTTCTGGCTCAGCCATCATCATCCGGATGAGTACAACCGCACCTACCTGTTCGGCGGCGTGCGCGTGTGCGCGCGCTGCCTGGGGACCTATCCGGTGCTGCTGGCCGTGATGGTGGGCCTGTTCGCCGTGCGCGCCCCGCTGCGGTGGGCGCTGGACGTGCCCGCCGTCCTGGCGCTCACCGTTCCCGCGCTGGCGGACTGGGCGGTGGGCCGCTTCCGGCCGGCGTCGGGGCGCAACGCGGTGCGCACCTTGACGGGCGTGCTGCTGGGAGCCGCGCTCGGCCGCTCCCTGTACGTGCACCTGCAGCAGCCACTGCCGGCGGTGCTCCTGGCGCAAGGCGCGCTCGTGACAGCGGTGGCCGTCCCTGTCATTCTCGCCACTTACCAGAGACCTCGCCGGGGATAG
- a CDS encoding general secretion pathway protein GspE, protein MRKKIGELLVEAGVVTEEQVRVALGRRGAFGSQRLGEVLVAQGLCTPTHIAQALSAQHALPFVELPEEIPANVASLVSLDFQSEHRIVPFRMEVEGRSERILVAVDDPADVTLVDELRFQLRKQMRVFVAASDDLDAALARARGEPLDIVEAVALEDEDGAPPSPVAAGAPLEWDFPEAPKPVPKSVPPSPPPAARPPSLRGSASPPPPPPEATDGDAGADALDDLLGRTASPPVRPPPPPPPDAEGDGAEGRPRVPVVMFGGAAQGSRPSVPLTPTPQFSDEDLAILDDIERISRGEDASLDTEKVKPARMVASLIRLLIRKGVIQEGEFLEELAQK, encoded by the coding sequence ATGCGCAAGAAGATTGGTGAGCTGCTCGTCGAGGCCGGCGTCGTGACGGAGGAGCAGGTCCGCGTGGCATTGGGACGCCGGGGCGCCTTCGGCAGTCAGCGCCTGGGAGAGGTGCTGGTGGCGCAGGGGCTGTGCACGCCCACGCACATCGCGCAGGCCCTGTCCGCCCAGCACGCGCTTCCCTTCGTGGAACTGCCGGAGGAGATTCCGGCGAACGTCGCGAGTCTGGTGTCCTTGGACTTCCAGTCCGAGCACCGCATCGTGCCGTTCCGGATGGAAGTGGAAGGCCGCAGCGAGCGCATCCTCGTCGCGGTGGATGACCCGGCGGACGTGACGCTCGTGGACGAGCTGCGCTTCCAGCTCCGCAAGCAGATGCGCGTCTTCGTGGCGGCTTCGGACGACCTGGACGCCGCGCTGGCGCGGGCCCGGGGCGAGCCGCTGGACATCGTGGAAGCCGTGGCCCTGGAGGACGAGGACGGTGCGCCGCCTTCGCCCGTGGCCGCTGGCGCGCCGCTCGAATGGGATTTCCCGGAGGCTCCGAAGCCCGTGCCCAAGTCCGTACCGCCGTCTCCGCCCCCCGCTGCGCGTCCCCCCTCGCTCCGAGGCTCGGCTTCGCCCCCGCCGCCGCCGCCAGAAGCCACCGACGGTGACGCCGGCGCGGACGCGCTGGATGACCTGCTGGGCCGGACGGCCTCGCCCCCGGTGCGGCCCCCGCCGCCTCCGCCTCCCGACGCGGAGGGAGACGGAGCGGAGGGCCGGCCGCGCGTGCCGGTGGTGATGTTCGGAGGGGCGGCGCAGGGCTCGCGTCCGTCGGTGCCGCTCACGCCCACGCCTCAGTTCTCCGACGAGGACCTGGCCATCCTGGACGACATCGAGCGCATCTCCCGCGGCGAGGATGCCTCGCTGGACACGGAGAAGGTGAAGCCGGCCCGCATGGTGGCCAGCCTCATCCGCCTGCTCATCCGCAAGGGCGTCATCCAGGAAGGGGAGTTCCTGGAGGAGCTGGCCCAGAAGTGA
- a CDS encoding DUF4292 domain-containing protein has protein sequence MNRAAVAIFLVVLCSGCPKRIEFGPEGELTDADTVYQRVVKNQENVVTLEGDAKLRAELPDQSGTLSMFIAVTRPAMLHLETFDFFNRPLASLVSDGQRFGLYQADTNTWYQGPASPANVSRFLPVMLPGEELVPIMLGQVPLIPPERMTLELDRKKGVYVLTLFRGPATQVLDVHTKYLRVMKSQVRGIPGYDLGFEDFLEQGGLIFPGRVSLEAKQAKTKLQVRYQQIKLNARPDLTLYELVPPEGARVVEVDEAGRELPAGAPASGSSAPLAPGS, from the coding sequence ATGAACCGCGCAGCCGTCGCAATCTTCCTGGTAGTGCTCTGTTCTGGCTGTCCCAAGCGAATCGAGTTCGGCCCTGAAGGCGAGCTCACGGATGCGGACACCGTCTATCAGCGCGTCGTGAAGAACCAGGAGAACGTCGTCACGCTGGAGGGGGACGCGAAGCTGCGCGCCGAGCTGCCCGACCAGAGCGGCACGCTGAGCATGTTCATCGCCGTCACCCGGCCGGCCATGCTGCACCTGGAGACGTTCGACTTCTTCAACAGGCCGCTCGCCTCCCTGGTGTCCGACGGACAGCGCTTCGGGCTGTATCAGGCGGATACGAACACCTGGTACCAGGGCCCCGCCAGCCCCGCCAACGTGTCCCGCTTCCTGCCGGTCATGCTGCCGGGCGAGGAGCTGGTGCCCATCATGCTCGGGCAGGTGCCGCTCATCCCCCCGGAGCGGATGACGCTGGAGCTGGACCGCAAGAAGGGCGTCTACGTGCTGACGCTCTTCCGGGGCCCGGCGACGCAGGTGCTCGACGTCCACACCAAGTACCTGCGCGTCATGAAGAGTCAGGTGCGGGGCATCCCGGGGTACGACCTGGGCTTCGAGGACTTCCTGGAGCAGGGCGGGCTCATCTTCCCGGGCCGGGTGTCGCTGGAGGCGAAGCAGGCGAAGACGAAGCTCCAGGTCCGCTACCAGCAGATCAAACTCAACGCGCGACCGGACCTCACACTCTACGAGTTGGTTCCCCCCGAGGGAGCCCGGGTGGTGGAGGTGGATGAGGCCGGCCGCGAGCTGCCCGCCGGGGCGCCCGCCTCCGGGTCGTCCGCGCCCCTGGCACCGGGTTCCTGA
- a CDS encoding Tad domain-containing protein encodes MFTRTLRQSFRRQEGQALVLAALMVLIMSIAVLTTVNIGHTVHERIRLQNTADSASYSMAAMEARAFNFYAYANRTQVSHYVSAMMWQSLLSLIYSAEAFLTDIYGFMRTLNPCAGKTNNLFWKIACPILENVIPYVSAVIKAIGRIMTAYRNYFLRPIQQVITRLNPDRIIGEWIIPAHRVMNGVMYFASQAVMMSASTHVTQTTQTVIDDNDSNISSLASQLATGLYSQCLFSQAHSPHAGGKPLAPNTWKNPFGALDVTKKAANDPIARAKRSMGGITNATRYACDANGGACPQGFITSRRMGDLLPLPDMLSFMRDFFNGGVDIPGIFEFGKIGQTRMLSTGFPNANAVRDGRGPGQEGRNYIRDWNDNLNPWGMTAQGDNIGSDDPYWLKFGPPEIDVGVGKADNPVSCTKKDDYWKCFGDNRKGKGDNGTSKLPYKHMTKTSIWALNDTDSGRHRGGVHWRVNYPSNPEHWSGHMRPGGPERDVGLHRSKICVLELAFVCWARTDVFAANVRPVQDGHHRWGGLTPFMHFEPGQLGSVCNPTANASMGDAAKRQADFNQPTAWVALNKDPEQVVNRDNKDGTGTNAPALLNEEGKVKFAFTPDTDGLEMLNNRKKFLGLVEGLNVISRGQAYYHRPGNWAEQPNFFNPYWRPRLASVFQGRNSLPKIGEMMDALPGPLQGIAPKIITH; translated from the coding sequence ATGTTCACCCGGACCCTCCGACAGAGTTTCCGCCGCCAGGAAGGCCAGGCCTTGGTGCTGGCCGCCCTGATGGTGTTGATCATGTCCATCGCCGTGTTGACCACGGTCAACATCGGCCACACGGTGCATGAACGCATCCGCCTGCAGAACACGGCGGACTCCGCGTCGTACTCCATGGCCGCCATGGAGGCGCGCGCGTTCAACTTCTACGCGTACGCCAACCGCACGCAGGTGTCGCACTACGTGTCGGCGATGATGTGGCAGTCGCTGCTGTCACTCATCTATTCCGCCGAGGCGTTCCTCACGGACATCTACGGCTTCATGCGCACGTTGAATCCATGCGCGGGCAAGACGAACAACCTCTTCTGGAAGATCGCCTGTCCCATCCTGGAAAACGTCATCCCGTATGTAAGCGCGGTCATCAAGGCCATTGGCCGGATCATGACCGCGTACCGGAACTACTTCCTCAGACCCATCCAACAGGTCATCACGCGGCTGAATCCGGACCGGATCATCGGTGAGTGGATCATCCCCGCGCACCGGGTGATGAACGGCGTGATGTACTTCGCGTCGCAGGCGGTGATGATGTCCGCGTCCACGCACGTGACGCAGACCACGCAGACGGTCATCGACGACAACGACAGCAACATCTCCTCGCTGGCCAGCCAGTTGGCGACGGGTCTCTACAGCCAGTGTCTCTTCAGCCAGGCGCACAGCCCGCACGCGGGTGGCAAGCCACTGGCGCCGAACACGTGGAAGAACCCGTTCGGTGCGCTGGACGTGACGAAGAAGGCCGCCAACGACCCCATCGCCCGCGCCAAGCGCTCCATGGGTGGCATCACGAACGCCACGCGCTACGCGTGTGACGCCAACGGTGGCGCGTGCCCCCAGGGCTTCATCACCAGCCGCCGCATGGGTGACCTGCTGCCGCTGCCGGACATGCTCAGCTTCATGCGGGACTTCTTCAACGGCGGCGTGGACATCCCGGGCATCTTCGAGTTCGGCAAGATTGGCCAGACGCGCATGCTCTCCACGGGCTTCCCCAACGCCAACGCGGTCCGCGATGGCCGCGGTCCCGGTCAGGAAGGCCGCAACTACATCCGCGACTGGAACGACAACCTGAATCCCTGGGGCATGACGGCCCAGGGCGACAACATCGGTTCGGACGACCCGTACTGGCTCAAGTTCGGCCCGCCGGAGATCGACGTGGGTGTGGGCAAGGCGGACAACCCGGTGTCGTGCACCAAGAAAGACGACTACTGGAAGTGCTTCGGCGACAACCGCAAGGGCAAGGGGGACAACGGCACCTCCAAGCTGCCGTACAAGCACATGACGAAGACGAGCATCTGGGCGCTCAACGACACCGACAGCGGCCGTCACCGGGGCGGCGTGCACTGGCGCGTCAACTACCCTAGCAACCCGGAGCACTGGTCCGGCCACATGCGGCCGGGTGGCCCCGAGCGCGACGTGGGGCTGCACCGCTCGAAAATCTGCGTGTTGGAGCTCGCGTTCGTGTGCTGGGCCCGTACGGACGTCTTCGCGGCCAACGTGCGGCCGGTGCAGGATGGTCACCACCGCTGGGGCGGCTTGACGCCGTTCATGCACTTCGAGCCGGGCCAGCTCGGCTCGGTGTGCAACCCCACCGCCAACGCGTCCATGGGCGACGCTGCCAAGCGCCAGGCGGACTTCAACCAGCCCACTGCCTGGGTGGCGCTGAACAAGGATCCGGAGCAGGTCGTGAACCGGGACAACAAGGACGGCACCGGTACCAACGCGCCCGCCCTGTTGAACGAGGAGGGCAAGGTGAAGTTCGCCTTCACTCCGGACACGGACGGCCTGGAGATGCTGAACAACCGGAAGAAGTTCCTGGGCCTGGTCGAAGGCCTCAACGTCATCTCCCGCGGCCAGGCCTACTACCACCGTCCCGGCAACTGGGCGGAGCAGCCCAACTTCTTCAACCCCTACTGGCGCCCGCGTCTGGCGTCCGTGTTCCAGGGCCGCAACTCGCTGCCGAAGATTGGTGAGATGATGGATGCGCTGCCCGGACCGCTTCAGGGCATTGCCCCGAAGATCATTACGCACTGA
- a CDS encoding anti-sigma factor family protein — protein sequence MKPQNPHAQEDRLLDFAYGELPVPEARLVEAHLESCARCTQALDDIRGVRATMSQLSVEPAPDAGLESLMAYAQQAARRAAAGPAPKPSRWRRWLLPVVGLASVSTLGLLTLEARSPDLTRPDLSEAKVAVAKEELVASPSDDGFAPAAAAPAPSAAPTMPAEAEAAGYTAREMAAPAKSKGAERSREQRLLAEDWANAGSGGGLDMRNRRESESKAKRGPPAAARAPKADMQAALEPAPMAQEGAPTSLDEEFKVASESMDLQTSPADSDDAFAGRLERRVADSQAPRSVPPRDSLRLGAKSPAARGAAYDEELDASESKDTLGGVAAPAKAEPQRRAPAPATKKVAPTDAPPPPPVERATVADLSRQARAAFDAGEGARAAGLIRSALASGATGQERWTLLNQLCEFEFALGRRAEGLEACNLVIQEAPASEAARSARRRVARESSANELPSKPAK from the coding sequence ATGAAGCCGCAGAATCCGCACGCGCAGGAGGATCGGCTGCTCGACTTCGCCTATGGCGAACTGCCGGTGCCCGAGGCCCGCCTCGTGGAAGCCCACCTGGAGAGCTGCGCCCGCTGCACCCAGGCCCTCGACGACATTCGCGGGGTGCGCGCCACCATGTCCCAGCTGTCGGTGGAGCCCGCTCCGGACGCGGGGCTGGAGTCGCTGATGGCCTATGCCCAGCAGGCCGCGCGCCGCGCCGCCGCGGGTCCCGCGCCGAAGCCGTCCCGCTGGCGCCGGTGGTTGTTGCCCGTGGTGGGCCTGGCCTCCGTGAGCACCTTGGGCCTTCTGACGCTCGAGGCCCGGTCGCCCGACCTCACGCGGCCTGACTTGAGCGAGGCGAAGGTCGCGGTCGCGAAGGAGGAGCTGGTGGCTTCTCCGTCCGACGATGGTTTCGCACCGGCAGCGGCCGCACCGGCCCCCTCGGCGGCGCCCACAATGCCCGCCGAGGCGGAAGCGGCGGGTTACACCGCCCGGGAAATGGCCGCGCCGGCGAAGTCGAAGGGGGCCGAGCGCTCACGGGAGCAGCGGCTGCTCGCGGAGGACTGGGCCAACGCTGGGAGTGGCGGCGGGCTCGACATGCGGAATCGCCGTGAAAGCGAGAGCAAGGCGAAGCGTGGGCCGCCCGCCGCTGCTCGCGCACCCAAGGCCGATATGCAGGCCGCGCTGGAGCCCGCGCCCATGGCGCAGGAAGGGGCGCCGACGTCGCTGGACGAGGAGTTCAAAGTCGCGAGCGAATCCATGGACCTGCAGACGTCGCCGGCGGACTCGGACGACGCCTTCGCTGGTCGGTTGGAGCGGCGCGTCGCGGACTCGCAGGCACCTCGGTCCGTCCCCCCGCGCGACTCGCTGCGCCTGGGAGCCAAGTCGCCAGCGGCGCGGGGCGCTGCCTACGACGAGGAGCTGGACGCGTCGGAATCCAAGGACACCCTGGGCGGCGTCGCCGCCCCGGCCAAGGCCGAGCCTCAGCGCCGAGCGCCGGCACCGGCTACGAAGAAAGTAGCACCCACCGACGCGCCGCCACCGCCCCCCGTGGAGCGCGCCACCGTCGCGGACCTGTCGCGCCAGGCGCGGGCGGCATTCGACGCGGGGGAGGGGGCCCGGGCGGCTGGGCTGATCCGCTCGGCCCTGGCCTCAGGGGCGACTGGGCAGGAGCGCTGGACGCTTTTGAACCAGTTGTGCGAGTTTGAGTTCGCGCTGGGTAGGCGTGCCGAAGGACTCGAGGCTTGCAACCTCGTGATACAAGAGGCGCCGGCCTCGGAGGCTGCCAGATCGGCGCGCCGGCGGGTGGCTCGCGAGTCATCGGCGAACGAGCTGCCCTCTAAACCCGCGAAATAG
- a CDS encoding ABC transporter ATP-binding protein → MTAAVTPAGQELLLDVRGLTTELALEAGPVRAVDDVSFALPPGGTLGVVGESGCGKSLTALSLLRLAPEPPVRVVGGEVRFQGRDLLTLPEAELRRVRGRHAAMIFQEPMTSLNPVFTVGEQIAEGVRLHLGASRAQARDKAVEMLRQVGIPAPAERVDAYPHQLSGGMRQRVMMAMALACDPALLIADEPTTALDVTIQAQILDLLARLQTERGMAVLLITHDLGVVAESCDAVVVMYAGRVVERAPVRALFSQPAHPYTAGLLRSIPSRRDVGGARATRARLRAIPGRVPPLRQLPVGCAFRERCERALDVCAHVKPALTSPREGQWTACHNPVPAP, encoded by the coding sequence GTGACCGCCGCCGTGACGCCCGCGGGCCAGGAGCTGTTGCTCGACGTCCGAGGGCTGACCACGGAGCTGGCGCTGGAGGCAGGGCCGGTGCGCGCGGTGGACGACGTGTCCTTCGCGCTGCCCCCGGGTGGAACGCTGGGCGTGGTCGGGGAGAGCGGGTGTGGCAAGAGCCTCACGGCGCTGTCCCTGCTGCGGCTGGCGCCCGAGCCGCCGGTGCGCGTGGTGGGCGGAGAGGTGCGCTTCCAGGGCCGGGACTTGCTGACGCTGCCGGAGGCCGAGCTGCGCCGGGTGCGCGGCCGTCACGCGGCGATGATCTTCCAGGAGCCGATGACGTCGCTCAACCCGGTGTTCACCGTGGGCGAGCAGATTGCCGAGGGCGTCCGGCTGCACCTGGGCGCTTCGCGCGCGCAGGCCCGGGACAAGGCCGTGGAGATGCTGCGGCAGGTGGGCATCCCCGCGCCGGCCGAGCGCGTGGACGCGTATCCACACCAGCTCTCCGGAGGCATGCGGCAGCGGGTGATGATGGCGATGGCGCTGGCGTGTGACCCGGCCTTGCTCATCGCGGACGAGCCCACCACCGCGCTGGACGTCACCATCCAGGCGCAGATTCTGGACCTGCTCGCGCGGCTTCAAACCGAGCGGGGCATGGCGGTGCTGCTGATTACGCACGACCTGGGCGTGGTGGCGGAGAGCTGCGACGCGGTGGTGGTGATGTACGCGGGCCGGGTGGTGGAGCGCGCCCCGGTGCGAGCGCTGTTTTCCCAGCCCGCGCACCCGTACACCGCGGGCCTGCTGCGCTCGATTCCGTCCAGGCGCGACGTGGGCGGCGCTCGAGCCACCCGGGCGCGGCTACGGGCGATTCCCGGCAGGGTGCCACCGCTGCGGCAGTTGCCTGTCGGCTGTGCGTTCCGGGAGCGCTGTGAGCGCGCGCTGGACGTCTGTGCGCACGTGAAGCCCGCGCTGACCTCGCCTCGAGAGGGGCAGTGGACGGCCTGTCACAACCCGGTGCCCGCGCCATGA
- a CDS encoding RNA polymerase sigma factor, with protein sequence MLGPETSDERLMLAFQAGDARAFEALVRKHRTPVFNFILRFTGHRARAEDVLQETWLKVVRSAGDYTPKAKFTTWLYTIARNLCVDSARKESYRQASSLEAPAPGAERDESRPLGEGLPDAGASPERGAYNARLRPLLERALATLPDEQREVFTLREYSGIPFKDIAEVTGVSENTVKSRMRYALDGLRRRLAEMGVDGDLAEDGRTVVG encoded by the coding sequence GTGTTGGGACCGGAAACCTCAGACGAGCGGCTGATGCTCGCCTTCCAGGCGGGGGACGCGCGCGCGTTCGAGGCGCTGGTGCGCAAGCACCGGACGCCGGTGTTCAACTTCATCCTCCGTTTCACGGGGCACCGGGCACGGGCGGAGGACGTGCTGCAGGAGACGTGGCTGAAGGTGGTTCGGAGCGCCGGCGACTACACGCCCAAGGCGAAGTTCACGACCTGGCTCTACACGATTGCGAGGAACCTCTGCGTGGACAGCGCGCGCAAAGAGAGCTACCGCCAGGCGTCTTCCCTGGAGGCACCCGCCCCGGGAGCGGAGCGGGACGAGTCGCGCCCCCTGGGGGAAGGCCTGCCGGACGCGGGGGCCAGCCCGGAGCGCGGCGCCTACAACGCCCGGTTGCGTCCCCTGTTGGAGCGAGCCCTGGCGACGCTCCCGGACGAGCAGCGTGAGGTCTTCACCCTGCGCGAGTACAGCGGCATCCCCTTCAAGGACATCGCGGAGGTGACGGGAGTGTCCGAGAACACGGTGAAGAGCCGCATGCGCTACGCGCTCGACGGGCTTCGCCGCCGGCTGGCGGAGATGGGCGTCGACGGCGACCTCGCCGAGGACGGAAGGACGGTGGTGGGATGA
- a CDS encoding general secretion pathway protein GspE — translation MAQIKLGELLIKANVLQESQLKAALAEQAKWGGKLGEILVRMSLVSEDILVRALSKQLGMPAVNLDAVQMVQPHVKAKIPAQTARDFSVLPLQVRDDGKSLVVAMSDPLNVRMLDELRAITKCRIIPNVAGRTSIARAFARIYEQNHELEDADTNFKVVDAQGRTVVKNLKDLDPAAVATAPRAAPASARSAPAPEAPAARPAAASGSPAELLRSVEEVQRKEVAALKAMVELLIEKGVFSREEYLAKVKR, via the coding sequence ATGGCACAGATCAAGCTTGGTGAATTGCTGATCAAGGCGAACGTGCTTCAGGAGAGCCAGCTGAAGGCCGCGCTCGCCGAACAGGCGAAGTGGGGCGGCAAGCTGGGCGAAATCCTGGTCAGGATGAGCCTCGTCTCCGAGGACATCCTGGTGCGCGCCCTGTCCAAGCAACTGGGAATGCCGGCGGTGAACCTGGATGCGGTGCAGATGGTGCAGCCGCACGTGAAGGCGAAGATTCCGGCCCAGACGGCGCGGGACTTCTCCGTGCTGCCGCTGCAGGTGAGGGATGACGGCAAGTCGCTGGTGGTGGCGATGTCGGATCCGCTCAACGTGCGCATGCTGGACGAACTGCGCGCCATCACGAAGTGCCGCATCATCCCCAACGTGGCGGGCCGGACCTCCATTGCCCGGGCCTTCGCGCGCATCTACGAGCAGAACCACGAGCTGGAGGACGCGGACACCAACTTCAAGGTGGTGGACGCCCAGGGCCGCACGGTGGTGAAGAACCTCAAGGACCTGGACCCGGCGGCCGTGGCGACCGCGCCGCGCGCCGCTCCGGCCTCGGCCCGTTCCGCTCCTGCGCCCGAGGCCCCCGCCGCCCGTCCCGCGGCGGCCTCCGGCAGCCCGGCGGAGCTGCTTCGCAGCGTGGAAGAAGTGCAGCGCAAGGAAGTCGCCGCCCTCAAGGCGATGGTGGAGTTGCTCATCGAGAAGGGCGTGTTCAGCCGCGAGGAGTACCTCGCGAAGGTCAAGCGGTAG
- a CDS encoding ABC transporter ATP-binding protein produces the protein MNSTPLLQVRDLQVHFPVRGGVLGRVRGAVKAVDGVGFDVRRGETLGVVGESGCGKSTLGRAVLRLVEPTAGAVCFDGQELTGLSQRQLRPLRRRMQFVFQDPYASLNPRMTVREILEEPFAIHGLARGPGEREREVAELVDAMGLPREALARYPHEFSGGQRQRIGIARALALRPDLVVADEPISALDVSVQAQIVNLLVDLQQARGLTYVFIAHDLNIVEYVSTRVAVMYLGRIVELAPAASLYRQPRHPYTQALLSAVPVPDPGHARTRLLVPGEPPSPLAPPPGCAFHPRCPHAMERCRRESPPSYALGGGHFAACFLAEADAREAPAAAPSGGSPGVLAQPSSSG, from the coding sequence ATGAACTCCACGCCGCTGCTCCAGGTCCGCGACCTCCAGGTGCACTTCCCGGTGCGAGGCGGCGTGCTCGGCCGGGTGCGCGGCGCGGTGAAGGCCGTGGACGGCGTGGGGTTCGACGTCAGGCGCGGGGAGACGCTGGGGGTGGTGGGGGAGAGTGGCTGCGGGAAGAGCACCCTGGGGCGCGCGGTGCTGCGGCTGGTGGAGCCCACGGCGGGCGCCGTTTGTTTCGATGGGCAGGAACTCACCGGACTGTCCCAGCGCCAGCTGCGGCCGCTGCGCCGGCGGATGCAGTTCGTCTTCCAGGACCCGTATGCCTCGCTCAATCCCCGGATGACGGTCCGGGAGATTCTGGAGGAGCCCTTCGCCATCCACGGGCTGGCACGAGGGCCGGGGGAGCGGGAACGCGAGGTCGCGGAGTTGGTGGACGCCATGGGGCTGCCGCGCGAGGCCCTGGCGCGTTACCCCCATGAGTTCTCCGGGGGGCAGCGGCAGCGCATCGGTATCGCGCGAGCGCTGGCGCTCCGGCCCGACCTGGTGGTGGCCGACGAGCCCATCAGCGCGCTGGACGTGTCCGTGCAGGCGCAAATCGTCAACCTCCTGGTGGACCTGCAACAGGCGCGGGGCCTCACCTATGTCTTCATCGCCCACGACCTGAACATCGTCGAGTACGTGTCCACCCGGGTGGCCGTCATGTACCTGGGCCGCATCGTGGAGCTGGCCCCGGCCGCGTCGCTGTACCGTCAGCCGCGCCACCCGTACACCCAGGCGCTGCTGTCCGCGGTGCCCGTCCCGGACCCGGGCCACGCCCGGACGCGCCTGCTGGTGCCGGGCGAGCCGCCATCTCCCCTGGCTCCGCCCCCCGGTTGCGCCTTCCATCCGCGCTGTCCGCATGCCATGGAGCGGTGCCGGCGCGAGTCGCCCCCGTCCTATGCGCTGGGCGGTGGCCACTTCGCCGCGTGTTTCCTGGCGGAGGCCGATGCGCGCGAGGCCCCGGCCGCAGCCCCTTCTGGAGGAAGTCCCGGTGTTCTGGCTCAGCCATCATCATCCGGATGA
- a CDS encoding TadE/TadG family type IV pilus assembly protein: MGQEAQEPRAQGASRRQSGQAAVEAAMIMPLAVFMTLGIIQLTMMQHAKLMTEYAAYQAARAGIVWNGNNERMHDAAIVALLPTMGRTDDIVELGKTFVLHQLYDSGMRMLNFGGGRVPRTVNGSNLFGVIRVDTISPAYFTPIDSMWKLRSGYNWQELDFDGADSFPEVPSLENHIRKFFNLPEPDDAELVFRKSTRLTIRLRYWYQLRVPFANSIIFYSWFASNAGMALRGAIDRGTVDPRANMMNRRGNLNPLLAGARGIEHEMGYDSVYPLEMTVLWMLANGSIPLVSDLAGKRYFMPLTATYSMRMQSNFHRKWIMHLNPDWGL; this comes from the coding sequence ATGGGACAGGAAGCACAGGAACCGCGGGCGCAGGGGGCGTCTCGTCGGCAGTCGGGTCAGGCCGCGGTGGAAGCGGCGATGATCATGCCGCTCGCCGTCTTCATGACGCTGGGGATCATCCAGCTCACGATGATGCAGCACGCGAAGCTGATGACGGAGTACGCCGCCTACCAGGCCGCGCGTGCCGGCATCGTGTGGAACGGCAACAACGAGCGCATGCATGACGCGGCCATCGTGGCGTTGCTTCCCACCATGGGGCGTACCGACGACATCGTCGAGTTGGGGAAGACGTTCGTCCTCCACCAGCTCTACGACTCCGGCATGCGCATGCTGAACTTCGGTGGCGGCCGCGTGCCCCGGACGGTGAACGGCTCCAACCTGTTCGGCGTCATCCGCGTGGACACCATCAGTCCCGCGTACTTCACGCCCATCGATTCGATGTGGAAGCTGCGCAGCGGCTACAACTGGCAGGAGCTGGACTTCGACGGCGCGGACTCCTTCCCGGAGGTGCCCTCGTTGGAGAACCACATCCGAAAGTTCTTCAACCTGCCGGAGCCTGACGACGCGGAGCTGGTGTTCCGCAAGTCCACGCGACTGACCATCCGCCTGCGCTACTGGTACCAGCTGCGCGTGCCGTTCGCGAACTCCATCATCTTCTACTCCTGGTTCGCTTCGAACGCGGGCATGGCGCTGCGAGGCGCCATTGACCGCGGCACCGTGGACCCGCGCGCGAACATGATGAACCGGCGTGGCAACCTCAACCCGTTGCTCGCCGGCGCCCGCGGTATCGAGCACGAGATGGGGTACGACTCCGTCTATCCGCTCGAGATGACCGTGCTCTGGATGCTGGCCAATGGCAGCATCCCGCTCGTTTCCGACCTGGCTGGCAAGCGGTACTTCATGCCGCTGACGGCCACGTACAGCATGCGCATGCAGTCCAACTTCCACCGCAAGTGGATCATGCACCTGAACCCCGACTGGGGTCTGTAA